A portion of the Streptococcus sp. Marseille-Q6470 genome contains these proteins:
- a CDS encoding primosomal protein N', translated as MAIAKIIVDVPLMQTDQPYSYKIPEEFKDMLEVGMRVHVPFGKANRLIQGIVLGMEQENDTEVADDDLKEIAEVLDFSPVLTEEQLWLAEELRKSVFSYKISILKAMLPGFLNSSYDKILYPLEGLNQEDRHRLFGSQDSLAFSSLDLEKQAEMMRLTRKGLLKLEYQAVDQKKVKTQSWVEVNLDKLEKLEISNRAKKKLELREYLLAHPETVPLADLLEHYSREQVNFFVEHGAITIVQKEVQRSAAYFEGIESNQALELNPEQKEACEAVVGAIGKEHPPFLLQGITGSGKTEVYLQIIQGTLDMGKTAIVLVPEISLTPQMTERFIARFGDKVAILHSGLSNGEKYDEWRKVERGEAQVVVGARSAIFAPLKNLGVIIIDEEHEATYKQDSNPRYHARDVAILRAQYNQAALVLGSATPSLESRARASKGVYQHLRLTQRANPLASIPEVQVIDFRDHIGQNETSNFTPPLIEAIQDRLDKKEQVVLMLNRRGYSSFVMCRECGTVDTCPNCDISLTLHMDTKTMNCHYCGFSKEIPHVCPNCQSRSIRYYGTGTQKAYDELAELFPEARILRMDVDTTRKKGSHQALLEQFGNGEADILLGTQMIAKGLDFPNVTLVGVLNADTALNLPDFRSSERTFQLLTQVAGRAGRAEKAGQVLIQSYNPNHYAIRFAKEQDYEGFYAYEMGIRRQLGYPPYYFTIGITLSHKKEEEVVKRAYEVMEILRSGLSDACIILGPTPKPIARTHNLYHYQILIKYRLEDELASALNQVLALTQERENSELRLSIDHEPQQFL; from the coding sequence ATGGCTATTGCAAAAATTATTGTCGATGTTCCTTTGATGCAGACGGACCAACCCTATAGTTACAAGATTCCTGAAGAATTTAAAGATATGTTGGAAGTCGGCATGCGAGTCCACGTTCCATTTGGAAAGGCCAATCGCTTGATTCAAGGGATAGTACTTGGAATGGAACAAGAAAATGATACGGAAGTGGCAGACGATGACTTGAAAGAGATTGCCGAAGTGCTGGACTTTTCTCCTGTCTTAACGGAGGAACAGCTCTGGTTAGCTGAAGAACTACGTAAGTCAGTATTCTCTTATAAAATTTCCATTCTTAAAGCTATGCTTCCTGGGTTTTTGAACTCTAGCTATGATAAGATCCTCTATCCTCTGGAAGGCTTGAATCAAGAAGACAGACATCGTTTGTTTGGTTCGCAGGACTCCTTAGCATTTTCATCTCTCGACCTAGAAAAGCAAGCTGAGATGATGAGGTTGACTCGAAAAGGGCTCTTGAAACTAGAGTATCAGGCTGTAGACCAGAAGAAGGTTAAAACGCAGTCTTGGGTTGAAGTCAATCTTGACAAATTAGAAAAACTAGAAATCTCAAATCGTGCCAAGAAGAAATTGGAACTGCGAGAATATTTATTAGCACATCCTGAAACAGTTCCTTTGGCTGATTTGTTAGAACATTACTCACGCGAGCAAGTTAACTTCTTTGTGGAACATGGTGCTATCACCATCGTGCAAAAGGAAGTCCAACGTTCAGCTGCCTACTTTGAAGGAATTGAATCGAATCAAGCCCTAGAGTTAAATCCAGAACAAAAAGAAGCCTGTGAGGCGGTTGTTGGAGCAATTGGGAAAGAACATCCTCCATTTCTTCTACAAGGAATTACAGGAAGTGGGAAAACGGAGGTGTACTTGCAGATTATCCAAGGAACCTTGGATATGGGGAAAACAGCTATCGTTTTAGTCCCAGAAATCTCTTTGACACCTCAAATGACAGAGCGTTTCATTGCTCGTTTTGGTGATAAAGTAGCCATTCTCCATTCAGGTTTATCCAATGGTGAAAAGTACGACGAATGGCGCAAGGTGGAGCGAGGAGAAGCCCAGGTAGTTGTTGGTGCTAGGTCTGCCATTTTTGCACCTTTGAAAAATCTAGGGGTAATCATTATCGATGAGGAGCACGAGGCCACCTACAAGCAAGACAGCAATCCTCGTTATCATGCTAGAGATGTGGCCATTTTAAGAGCTCAGTACAATCAAGCTGCTCTAGTCCTTGGTTCTGCAACACCGAGTCTAGAAAGCCGTGCGCGTGCTAGCAAGGGTGTTTATCAACATCTCCGCCTGACGCAAAGGGCCAATCCTTTAGCCAGTATTCCTGAAGTTCAAGTGATTGACTTTCGGGACCATATCGGGCAAAATGAAACATCTAACTTTACACCACCACTGATTGAGGCCATTCAAGATCGACTGGATAAAAAAGAGCAGGTTGTTCTCATGCTCAATCGCCGTGGTTATTCAAGTTTTGTCATGTGTCGGGAATGTGGGACCGTGGATACCTGTCCGAACTGCGATATTTCTCTGACGCTGCACATGGATACCAAGACGATGAACTGTCATTATTGTGGTTTTTCTAAGGAAATCCCCCATGTTTGTCCAAACTGTCAGAGTCGCAGCATTCGTTATTACGGGACAGGAACTCAGAAGGCCTATGATGAGCTGGCTGAACTCTTTCCAGAGGCACGCATTCTACGCATGGATGTGGATACAACTCGTAAAAAGGGCAGTCACCAAGCTCTACTTGAACAATTTGGCAATGGTGAAGCGGACATATTGCTAGGGACCCAGATGATTGCCAAGGGATTGGATTTTCCAAATGTAACCCTTGTCGGAGTTCTTAATGCGGATACAGCCTTGAATCTGCCTGATTTCCGTTCTTCTGAGAGGACTTTCCAACTCTTGACCCAGGTAGCCGGTCGTGCCGGTCGTGCTGAAAAGGCAGGTCAGGTCTTGATTCAGTCCTATAATCCTAATCATTATGCCATTCGTTTTGCCAAGGAACAGGACTACGAAGGTTTTTATGCCTATGAAATGGGCATCAGACGTCAGTTGGGTTATCCACCTTATTATTTTACAATTGGAATTACCCTCTCTCACAAGAAGGAAGAAGAGGTCGTCAAACGTGCTTATGAAGTCATGGAGATTTTGAGGTCAGGTTTATCGGATGCTTGTATCATCCTTGGACCAACTCCTAAACCTATCGCACGCACCCATAACCTCTACCATTATCAGATTTTAATTAAATATCGGTTAGAAGATGAGTTAGCTTCAGCCCTGAATCAGGTCTTGGCTCTAACTCAAGAACGGGAAAATAGCGAGCTTCGTCTCAGTATTGACCACGAACCGCAGCAATTTTTATAA